A genomic region of Streptomyces sp. R33 contains the following coding sequences:
- a CDS encoding heme A synthase, translating into MRTPLSWLAGRYSLGARSVRLAALGSVVASIAIIVTGGIVRVTGSGLGCTDWPMCTGETLAPTAEMGVHGAIEFGNRLLTGALCAVVGWVIITARLQERPMPAVLRGGWAQFWIVVLNAVVGGVTVWMRLSPYIVAAHFLAATLLLTAAVYTWHAAYAGADGAADGAGDVGGVGSGSDENSKGGEVGRPGAPSPLAPRSAARIRSLSASLVAVTAVLVVVGTLATGSGPHAGDSSDVPRMPFNWTAVTVVHGVLAVAVLVLAGVLLSALPRDGFGAARRKAAAFLAVLLGQGVVGLVQSLTALPSLVVMLHLLGSALVWTGVLQVHFTVKRASFGHSGPPDGAPLPRARGAATHA; encoded by the coding sequence GTGCGAACTCCCCTTTCATGGCTTGCCGGCAGGTACTCGCTCGGAGCGAGGAGCGTCAGACTGGCCGCACTGGGTTCGGTCGTGGCAAGTATCGCGATCATCGTGACCGGTGGAATCGTCCGCGTCACCGGCTCCGGTCTCGGCTGCACCGATTGGCCCATGTGCACGGGAGAGACACTGGCCCCCACTGCGGAAATGGGAGTGCACGGCGCCATCGAATTCGGGAACCGGCTCCTGACCGGGGCGCTGTGCGCGGTGGTGGGCTGGGTCATCATTACCGCGCGCCTCCAGGAAAGGCCGATGCCCGCGGTCCTGCGCGGAGGCTGGGCGCAGTTCTGGATCGTCGTGCTGAACGCGGTCGTCGGCGGAGTGACCGTGTGGATGCGGCTGAGCCCGTACATCGTCGCCGCGCACTTCCTCGCCGCCACGCTGCTGCTCACCGCCGCGGTGTACACCTGGCACGCGGCGTACGCCGGCGCCGACGGCGCTGCGGATGGCGCGGGTGACGTGGGTGGCGTGGGTAGCGGAAGTGATGAGAACAGCAAGGGCGGCGAGGTCGGCCGGCCCGGCGCACCGTCCCCGCTCGCGCCGCGGTCCGCCGCGCGGATCCGGTCGCTGTCGGCGTCCCTGGTCGCGGTGACGGCCGTGCTGGTCGTCGTGGGCACGCTCGCCACCGGTTCCGGACCGCACGCGGGTGACTCCTCCGACGTTCCGCGCATGCCCTTCAACTGGACGGCCGTGACGGTGGTCCACGGCGTGCTGGCCGTGGCGGTCCTGGTCCTGGCCGGAGTATTGCTGTCCGCGCTGCCCCGGGACGGCTTCGGTGCCGCGCGCCGCAAGGCCGCCGCCTTCCTCGCCGTGCTCCTGGGTCAGGGCGTCGTGGGGCTCGTGCAGTCACTGACGGCCCTGCCCTCGCTCGTCGTGATGCTCCACCTGCTGGGTTCGGCGCTCGTGTGGACGGGAGTACTTCAGGTGCACTTCACGGTCAAGAGGGCCTCTTTCGGTCATTCCGGCCCGCCGGACGGTGCACCGCTGCCGCGTGCGCGGGGCGCCGCTACGCACGCCTGA
- a CDS encoding lasso RiPP family leader peptide-containing protein: MNDHEVVEYEAPEMLPIGEFSELTMWYGWASNDGEGTAII, encoded by the coding sequence ATGAACGACCACGAGGTTGTCGAGTACGAGGCGCCCGAAATGCTGCCCATCGGCGAGTTCTCCGAGCTCACGATGTGGTACGGCTGGGCCAGCAACGACGGTGAGGGCACGGCGATCATCTGA
- a CDS encoding asparagine synthase-related protein, whose amino-acid sequence MLTYASGRTWVVANRSHSRLIAAEAGARRLALFGETSIDAGRLARLLAQHDRAADLMAAAHEIPGSFHILHTDGRSTHIQGSASGLRQVFYTRRQDGSYAASDSAEPLARLSGATPRIEMVAWGMLHPGFDYGLTHGTYWHGVHRLPADQRLRMTADRVEAGTWWHPPAPELSVADGAPRLRAALEEAVAVRLATARGLSADLSGGMDSTSLCFLLAGQGARFRSFVEQTVDPNHDDAHWAQIAAREIDRPLTVLGPEDVPGPYDGIWEPGRGLVQDVPYGLGEPYTLIRNRARKTAMSTIFAATGSDVHIGGFGGDELFTIAPSYFGDLYARAPLRAVRGIRDLARLRRWSLPSVLRALARQQTYQGWFEEQLGSLHLPRPDVLGPGLSWGPQVRVTPWSTPANVEAVRAVAAAGDAGRTPQADSRSVHTSIAGHRIGGQRLGPLRALMEHQGITLSLPYMDDAVLEAALSVSRAEALPGTGFKPVLKAAMRVDATPDSRAGALSRSTKGEFSMSVHRGLARNRRSLLGLFEDSLLAEHGLVDIDRLRATLRDTMRPEYETNALELTVAAEAWMQAVAAAPAPAPELPLPNRRLASPC is encoded by the coding sequence GTGCTGACGTACGCCTCGGGCCGGACATGGGTGGTCGCGAACCGCTCCCATTCCCGCCTGATTGCCGCGGAAGCCGGCGCCAGACGCCTCGCGCTGTTCGGCGAGACGAGCATCGACGCGGGGCGTCTGGCCCGCCTGCTGGCGCAGCACGACCGAGCCGCCGACCTGATGGCCGCCGCGCACGAGATCCCGGGCAGCTTCCACATCCTCCACACCGACGGCCGCTCCACCCACATCCAGGGCAGCGCCTCGGGCCTGCGCCAGGTGTTCTACACCCGTCGCCAGGACGGCTCGTACGCCGCATCCGACTCGGCCGAACCACTGGCCCGGCTGAGCGGTGCCACGCCGCGCATCGAGATGGTCGCCTGGGGGATGCTGCACCCGGGATTCGACTACGGGCTGACCCACGGCACCTACTGGCACGGGGTCCACCGGCTCCCCGCCGACCAGCGGCTGCGCATGACCGCCGACCGGGTCGAGGCCGGCACCTGGTGGCATCCCCCGGCGCCGGAGCTGTCGGTCGCCGACGGCGCACCGAGGTTACGGGCCGCGCTGGAGGAGGCGGTGGCCGTCCGGCTCGCCACGGCGCGCGGCCTCTCGGCGGACCTGTCGGGCGGCATGGACTCCACGTCCCTCTGCTTCCTCCTGGCCGGCCAGGGTGCCCGGTTCCGGTCCTTCGTCGAGCAGACCGTCGATCCCAACCACGACGACGCCCACTGGGCGCAGATCGCCGCCCGGGAGATCGACCGGCCCCTGACGGTCCTCGGCCCCGAGGACGTCCCGGGTCCGTACGACGGCATCTGGGAACCGGGCCGGGGACTCGTCCAGGACGTCCCCTACGGACTGGGCGAGCCGTACACCCTCATCCGGAACCGCGCGCGGAAGACCGCGATGTCCACGATCTTCGCCGCCACCGGCTCCGACGTGCACATCGGCGGATTCGGCGGGGACGAACTGTTCACCATCGCGCCGTCGTACTTCGGCGACCTCTACGCTCGCGCACCCCTGCGGGCGGTCCGCGGCATCCGCGACCTGGCCCGGCTGAGGCGCTGGAGCCTGCCCTCCGTCCTGCGCGCGCTGGCCCGGCAACAGACGTACCAGGGCTGGTTCGAGGAACAGCTGGGCAGTCTGCACCTGCCCCGGCCGGACGTCCTGGGCCCCGGCCTGAGCTGGGGTCCGCAGGTCCGCGTGACCCCGTGGTCGACACCCGCCAACGTCGAGGCCGTCCGCGCGGTCGCCGCCGCCGGCGATGCCGGCCGGACACCGCAGGCGGACTCCCGCTCGGTGCACACCAGCATCGCGGGACACCGCATCGGCGGACAACGGCTCGGCCCGCTGCGCGCGCTGATGGAGCACCAGGGGATCACCCTCTCGCTGCCGTACATGGACGACGCGGTACTGGAAGCCGCCCTGTCGGTCTCGCGGGCCGAGGCGCTGCCGGGCACCGGGTTCAAGCCGGTCCTGAAGGCCGCCATGCGGGTGGACGCGACGCCGGACTCCCGCGCGGGCGCGCTCTCCCGCTCCACCAAGGGCGAGTTCAGCATGTCGGTGCACCGCGGCCTGGCCCGCAACCGCCGCTCGCTCCTCGGCCTGTTCGAGGACTCGCTGCTCGCCGAGCACGGCCTGGTGGACATCGACCGGCTGCGCGCCACCCTGCGGGACACGATGCGCCCCGAGTACGAGACCAATGCGCTGGAGCTGACCGTCGCCGCCGAGGCCTGGATGCAGGCCGTCGCGGCGGCCCCGGCGCCGGCGCCCGAACTCCCCCTCCCGAACCGACGACTGGCCTCACCATGCTGA
- a CDS encoding lasso peptide biosynthesis PqqD family chaperone produces MLKISPHVVLTRTEDAAVLLDKKSGTYFRINPMGTAVFEMLAAGRTQDEVVSELSARHPAAADRIPGDVAKLIDTMRRAKVLV; encoded by the coding sequence ATGCTGAAGATCTCCCCTCACGTCGTACTCACCAGGACCGAGGACGCCGCGGTTCTCCTGGACAAGAAGTCCGGCACGTACTTCCGTATCAATCCCATGGGGACGGCGGTGTTCGAGATGCTCGCCGCCGGACGCACCCAGGACGAGGTCGTGAGCGAGCTGTCCGCACGCCACCCGGCGGCTGCCGACCGGATACCGGGCGACGTCGCGAAGCTGATCGACACCATGCGGCGCGCGAAGGTGCTGGTGTGA
- a CDS encoding lasso peptide biosynthesis B2 protein, producing the protein MTLPMTLEPRARLPLRRRPLPMLAVVASRLLTRLSPHALERVLWRASGGARPATHAEALAARSDVVSVSRRAAGPYCLERSIAAALLARMRGSWPDWVSGVSLMPFAAHAWIEVEGRAVGESMRLDAFHKNIVVSRAPGTERSRRRDEHTSES; encoded by the coding sequence GTGACGCTGCCCATGACCCTGGAGCCACGCGCCCGGCTGCCCCTGCGCCGGCGGCCCCTGCCGATGCTGGCCGTCGTCGCGAGCCGCCTCCTGACCCGGCTGAGCCCGCACGCGTTGGAGCGGGTGCTGTGGCGGGCCAGCGGCGGCGCCCGCCCCGCCACCCACGCCGAGGCACTGGCCGCGCGCAGCGACGTCGTCTCCGTCAGCCGTCGCGCCGCCGGACCGTACTGCCTGGAACGCTCGATCGCCGCGGCCCTGCTGGCCCGAATGCGCGGCAGCTGGCCCGACTGGGTCTCCGGCGTCAGCCTGATGCCGTTCGCCGCGCACGCGTGGATCGAGGTGGAGGGCCGGGCGGTCGGCGAGTCCATGCGGCTGGACGCCTTCCACAAGAACATCGTCGTCTCCCGCGCCCCCGGCACGGAGCGGAGCCGCCGGCGAGACGAGCACACCTCCGAGAGTTGA